The stretch of DNA GAGGCCGGCTCCGAGCTCGGTGACGGCGAGCCGCTCGCCGAGTGGGAGCGCGAGCTCCTGGAGAAGAAGGACGACGCCCCCGCCGAGGCCCCCGCGGCCGACGCCCCCGCGGCCGAGGCGACCCCCGCCGCCGAGGCGACCGAGCCGGCCGCCGCCGAGAAGTGACGTCGACCCCGTGACACCCGGTCGGGTGCCGGACGACCTCCGGCACCCGACCACCCCCCTTCCACCACCACGACCCAGGGAAGAGACCCTCACATGGCCATTGCTGCCGCAGACGTGAAGAAGCTCCGCGACGCCACCGGCGCGGGCATGATGGACGCCAAGAAGGCCCTCACCGAGGCCGACGGCGACTTCGACAAGGCCGTCGAGATCCTGCGCATCTCCGGTGCCGCGAAGGCCGCCAAGCGCGGCGCCGAGCGCGAGGCCTCCGCCGGTCTCGTGGCCAGCTCCGGCAACGCGATCGTCGAGCTGAACTCCGAGACCGACTTCGTCGCGAAGAACGAGCAGTTCATCGCGCTCGCCGAGCGGCTCGCCGCCGCGGCCGACGCCACGAAGCCCGCCGACGCCGACGCGTTCGCGAAGACGACCCTCGACGACGGCAAGACCGTCGAGGAGACCATCAGCGCCCTCGCCGCCGTCATCGGCGAGAAGATCCAGCTCGGCCGCGTGGCCGCGTTCGACGGCCAGGTCGCCGTCTAC from Aeromicrobium erythreum encodes:
- the tsf gene encoding translation elongation factor Ts; protein product: MAIAAADVKKLRDATGAGMMDAKKALTEADGDFDKAVEILRISGAAKAAKRGAEREASAGLVASSGNAIVELNSETDFVAKNEQFIALAERLAAAADATKPADADAFAKTTLDDGKTVEETISALAAVIGEKIQLGRVAAFDGQVAVYLHRRASDLPPAVGVLVEYTGDDLDAARGAAMQIAAMRPRYLTREDVPADIVAKEREIAEATAREEGKPEQAIAKITEGRVNGFFKDVVLLDQPSVTDNKKTVKAVLDGAGVDVKRFAHIEIGA